CGACTAAAGATGAAAATGGTTAATTTTTTTGCAGAGGGAGGATCCTTGAGGTATTGAAAAACTGGCCTGAAAGGAAAATACAAGTTATTGTCGTCACGGATGGTGAAAGAATTCTTGGACTTGGAGATCTCGGTTGCCAGGTAATCCATCGACACATATTATATTAGTTTGTCATCGGGGGTCTATCAGtaacaacctctctaccccaCAAAGGTAGGTGTAAGGTTTGCGTATGCATTGCTCCTTCTAGACCTCACTTGCGGGATTAATTATACTGGAGTCTGTTGTTGTGTATTATATTGTCACAGGGAATGGGTATACCAGTAGGGAAATTGGCTCTGTATACTGCACTCGGTGGAGTCAGACCTTCAGCGGTATCAAACTTGTTAAAACTTATATACATAACTACAATTTTGTAACTATGAACAACCTGTCGTTTGCTCGAATGTGTAGTGTTTGCCTATAACCATTGATGTCGGAACAAATAATGAGCAACTATTGGAAGACGAGTTCTACATTGGACTCAGACAAAAGAGAGCTACCGGGAAGGTCACTTTTATAATAGCATAACTTTGTATCGTATTTGTTGTAAATATAAATTGAGATTTGCAGCATGTTCTCAAGACATGTCTATTTGTTTTGCTTCTCGTAGGAATACTACGActttcttgatgaattcatgaaggCTGTGAAGCAAAACTATGGCGAAAAAGTTCTTGTACAGGTTAGTAGTTTGAGACTTGTTGTGGACCACATCGACTTTCAAGTAACGTCTGATAGTTGTGACGTCATGTGCAGTATGAAGATTTTGCGAATCACAACGCTTTTGAGCTGTTGGCGAAATATGGTACCACACATTTGGTATTCAATGATGATATACAGGTGTGTTGCTTTTTTTTGGCCTATATAACCGGACATTTGCTTTTGTTCGAGTTTCTGATCCCACTAATGCTACAGGGGACAGCTGCTGTGGTACTTGCTGGACTTGTTGCATCGCTTAAGCTGCTCGGAGGATCCTTAGCTGATCATACGTTCTTGTTCTTCGGTGCTGGAGAAGTAAGGCTAGAACTTTCTTTTGAAGATtcaagttttcaattttttgtccAAAGCATCTAAAAATGGATACAAATGGTAGCAATGAATAACTTAGGGAAAGAATACAACAATTCAATGACATATCCGATTTATATCCGGAGGAGATATTATGCATCGgaaatcatataaattttttttcctctaCTCGTGTCGATAACAGATATGGATGTATCATATTGAAATAATCTTAAAGTCATTATAAATTGTTCTCATGTCGATCTCTTCGTGATCACAGGCTGGAACTGGTATAGCAGAACTCATAGCACTTGCAATTTCAAAGAAGGTAAAAGAATTTGGTTGCCAATGGTTTGTTAAAGTCGTATTCTCGTTTAGTATGTTTCACTTGATAAATTGTGTTTGTTATCTGTAGTCAAACGCCCCTGTGGAGGAAGCGCGTAAAAATATCTGGCTCGTAGACTCAAAGGTAGAAAAAACATGGTTTATGATTGGTTACACAGACGTCTATATAATCAAGTGATTATGTGCAGGGTTTAATTGTAAACGCGCGAAAGGAATCACTTCAAGCTCACAAGAAACCTTGGGCACATGAACACGAACCTGTCAACAATCTCCTCGACACTGTTAAGGTTTGATCGCTGAGCTCTCTAATCGATGATTACCACTTTTAAACTCCTTCTGTATGTAATTACGCTTCtaaaatctatatttttaggcCATTAAGCCAGCTGCCATAATCGGAACGTCTGGAGTTGGACAAACATTTACTAAGGAAGTGATCGAGGCTATGGCCTCCATAAACAAGGTGTTTCATTTCCGCGATTTTCCATTTCCTCTCCTTCCAATCGAAAATTTCTTAGGCTGAcggattaaaatatgatttgcGCAGAGACCTCTCATTATGGCTCTCTCAAACCCGACTGCACAATCCGAATGCACTGCTGAAGAAGCTTACACTTGGAGTGAGGTAAGTAGCTAATACTCATGGTAACGGAGACATATGTGAATTGAAACCATCATTTCGAAAGTACAACGAGTTCAATGCTAATAAGAATCTTGAACGTTGAATCCatcaaagtttaaatttgtgttttggTTAAATCTTG
This portion of the Solanum pennellii chromosome 12, SPENNV200 genome encodes:
- the LOC107006688 gene encoding NADP-dependent malic enzyme, producing MDSKMEKKSEAVLDMSPKSTVEGGVEDIYGEDCATEDQLITPWAFVVSSGYNLLRDPRYNKGLAFTENERDVHYLRGLLPPAIMPQELQEKRLMQSLRRYEVPLNKYVALMELEERNERLFYKLLIDNVEELLPIVYTPTVGEACQKYGSIFKRSQGLYISLKEKGRILEVLKNWPERKIQVIVVTDGERILGLGDLGCQGMGIPVGKLALYTALGGVRPSACLPITIDVGTNNEQLLEDEFYIGLRQKRATGKEYYDFLDEFMKAVKQNYGEKVLVQYEDFANHNAFELLAKYGTTHLVFNDDIQGTAAVVLAGLVASLKLLGGSLADHTFLFFGAGEAGTGIAELIALAISKKSNAPVEEARKNIWLVDSKGLIVNARKESLQAHKKPWAHEHEPVNNLLDTVKAIKPAAIIGTSGVGQTFTKEVIEAMASINKRPLIMALSNPTAQSECTAEEAYTWSEGRAVFASGSPFPSVEYNNKLHIPSQANNCYIFPGFGFGLVMAGAIRVHNDMLLAASEALAGQVTEEHYGKGMIYPPFGNIRKISAHIAANVAAKAYELGVATRLPQPADLVKYAESCMYTPNYRSYR